A single genomic interval of Halobacillus halophilus DSM 2266 harbors:
- a CDS encoding ATP-grasp domain-containing protein, producing MSKIYILHENDEWTVHLTERLEELELPYELWHLDQGTLDLTAEPPEGIFYNRISASSHTRNHRYAPEFAGAVLSWLERHGRTVVNGTEALNLEISKVNQYMALNQQGIRTPKTISAVGKENILKAADKLGMDSFITKHNRAGKGQGVQLFHSKEALQEYVEGSGFEEPVDGITLIQQYIEAPEPYIVRHEFVNGKFLYGVKVDTSEGFELCPADACSIEDQFCPTDAEESEEKAKFEILENYRPAIIDDFEAFLQANHIQVAAIEAIQDQDGNLYAYDVNTNTNYNSDAEAKAGVYGMLELAKYLGHLLDPVRV from the coding sequence ATGAGTAAAATTTATATACTTCACGAGAACGATGAGTGGACCGTTCACTTAACAGAACGTTTAGAAGAATTAGAACTGCCATATGAATTATGGCACCTGGATCAAGGTACATTAGACTTAACAGCAGAGCCGCCGGAGGGAATTTTCTATAATCGGATCAGTGCATCCTCTCACACGAGAAATCACCGCTACGCTCCTGAATTTGCTGGGGCAGTCCTTTCCTGGCTGGAACGCCACGGCAGGACGGTCGTAAATGGAACAGAAGCATTGAACCTTGAAATAAGTAAAGTGAATCAATACATGGCACTGAATCAACAAGGGATCCGTACTCCAAAAACGATCTCAGCTGTTGGGAAAGAGAATATATTGAAAGCTGCAGATAAGCTGGGAATGGATTCATTTATCACAAAGCACAACCGGGCTGGTAAAGGACAGGGCGTACAGCTGTTTCATTCTAAAGAAGCACTTCAGGAATATGTGGAAGGCTCTGGATTTGAAGAACCTGTCGATGGTATCACCTTAATTCAACAGTATATCGAAGCACCAGAGCCGTATATCGTACGTCATGAGTTCGTAAACGGGAAGTTTCTTTATGGAGTGAAAGTAGACACGTCCGAAGGGTTTGAATTGTGCCCGGCTGATGCGTGCTCGATTGAGGATCAGTTTTGCCCAACCGATGCAGAAGAATCAGAGGAAAAAGCAAAATTTGAAATTCTGGAAAATTACCGTCCAGCAATTATTGACGACTTCGAGGCTTTTCTACAGGCGAATCATATCCAAGTGGCCGCTATTGAAGCTATTCAAGATCAAGATGGGAATTTATATGCTTACGATGTGAACACGAATACGAATTATAACTCGGATGCGGAAGCAAAAGCCGGCGTGTACGGAATGCTTGAGCTTGCTAAGTATTTAGGGCACCTGCTGGATCCAGTACGTGTTTAA